The Methylomonas koyamae genome has a segment encoding these proteins:
- a CDS encoding efflux RND transporter permease subunit, producing the protein MNSNEIKKDSLTVAIVRLFTTSHLSLLFLLISLLAGAAALMLTPREEDPQIVVPVMDVFVQAPGASADEVEKQITTPLEVLLRQIQGVEYVYSISRPGQAVVTVRYYVGENLENSLIKTRDKLLANQDIIPPGVSDWLVKPVEIDDVPILLLSLSPQNANVDAMALRRIADELIERLRAVDNVGKSWVVGAAPRRVSVYPDPAKLQAGGIGLADVQRALQQNNLNLQVGQTTANDREIVLEAGPYYQSAEQVGNTVVAGGNGRLLHLRDVAEVVDGPADTDYYTRIGFGPAVAQMHALGEPGRLPQAGEERPLATVAIAKRRGANAVGVAEQVLALTEELQGSLIPDDVLLTVTRNYGETADHKVNELVMHLGIAILTIIVLLALSLGFKESLIVSLAVPMTFAITLLCDLIFGYTINRVTLFALILSLGLLVDDPIVDVENIHRHYKMRKEPPLQALLSAVDEIRPPTILATFAVIMSFVPMFFITGMMGPYMAPMAFNVPIAMLLSLVIAFSVTPWASYRLLKGDYGKDHGPAFDLKQSRGFKIYQAILAPLLADKTKAWWFLAAVIVAFVLSALMAVTRVVPLKLLPFDNKNELQLVIDMPKGTSLEATDRVAAELGRYLATVNEISSYQSYVGLSSPMDFNGMVRHYYLRQGANLGDIRIVLADKTRREQGSHEIALRMRPEIDRIEKQFGANIKIVEMPPGPPVLSTVVAEVYGPPQADYADIINVANRVRADMQQTEGVVDVDDFVEADYEKWQFLVEHDKAAALGVTAAQIAQTLQLALAGADVGLLHAENERQPLAIRLQLPRAARSAEADLQALSVKTANGVLVHLSELGRFDRQSGQKAIYHKNLQRVAYVTAEMAGRSPVEAILDLFDVFETKPLPAGYKAEMAGEGEWKITVDVFRDLGLAFAAAMVMIYILLVGQTGSLGVPLIMMIAIPLTVIGIMPGFWLINLFAGDVGEYASPIYFTATAMIGMIALAGIVVRNSIILIDFIENIYRGNPDISLADAIVEAGATRLNPIFLTAASAVLGSMMIVLDPIFSGLAWSFIFGIIASTLFSLVVIPVVYFLINRDMPKVVAEEE; encoded by the coding sequence ATGAATTCCAACGAAATTAAAAAAGACAGTCTGACGGTTGCCATCGTCCGGTTGTTTACCACGTCGCACCTGTCTTTGTTGTTTTTGCTGATCTCGTTGTTGGCCGGCGCCGCGGCGCTGATGTTGACGCCGCGCGAGGAAGACCCGCAAATCGTGGTACCGGTCATGGATGTGTTCGTGCAGGCGCCGGGCGCCTCGGCCGACGAAGTGGAAAAACAGATTACGACGCCGCTGGAAGTATTGCTGCGCCAGATTCAAGGCGTGGAATACGTCTATTCCATCTCCCGGCCGGGCCAAGCCGTGGTGACGGTGCGCTATTACGTCGGCGAAAACCTGGAAAACAGCCTGATCAAGACCCGCGATAAATTGCTGGCGAACCAGGACATCATTCCGCCGGGCGTCAGCGATTGGCTGGTCAAACCGGTGGAAATCGACGACGTGCCGATTTTATTGCTGAGCCTGTCGCCGCAAAACGCCAACGTCGATGCTATGGCTTTGCGCCGAATTGCCGACGAACTGATCGAGCGTCTGCGCGCGGTGGATAACGTCGGCAAAAGCTGGGTGGTCGGCGCCGCACCGCGGCGGGTCTCGGTCTATCCGGACCCGGCCAAATTGCAGGCCGGCGGTATCGGACTGGCCGATGTCCAGCGCGCCTTGCAACAGAACAACCTGAATTTGCAGGTTGGCCAAACTACCGCCAACGACCGCGAAATCGTGTTGGAAGCCGGACCGTACTACCAAAGCGCGGAGCAGGTCGGCAATACCGTGGTGGCCGGCGGCAACGGCCGTTTGCTGCATTTGCGCGACGTGGCCGAGGTGGTCGACGGACCGGCCGATACCGATTACTACACCCGTATCGGCTTCGGTCCGGCTGTGGCGCAAATGCACGCGCTCGGCGAGCCCGGCCGCTTGCCGCAAGCCGGCGAGGAACGGCCGCTGGCGACCGTCGCCATCGCCAAACGCCGCGGCGCCAATGCGGTCGGCGTGGCCGAGCAGGTGCTGGCGCTGACCGAGGAACTGCAAGGCAGCTTGATTCCGGACGACGTGTTGCTGACCGTGACCCGCAACTACGGCGAAACCGCCGATCACAAAGTCAACGAACTGGTCATGCACTTGGGCATTGCCATTCTGACCATCATTGTGCTGCTGGCCTTGTCGCTGGGATTTAAGGAATCGCTGATTGTATCGCTGGCGGTGCCGATGACGTTCGCCATCACGCTGCTGTGCGATTTGATCTTCGGTTACACGATCAACCGGGTGACCTTGTTTGCCTTGATCTTGTCGCTGGGTTTACTGGTCGACGACCCTATCGTCGACGTCGAAAACATCCACCGCCATTACAAGATGCGTAAAGAGCCACCATTGCAAGCCTTGCTCAGCGCCGTCGATGAAATTCGGCCGCCGACCATACTGGCGACGTTTGCGGTGATCATGTCCTTCGTGCCGATGTTTTTCATTACCGGCATGATGGGGCCTTATATGGCGCCGATGGCATTTAACGTGCCGATCGCGATGCTGCTGTCGCTGGTCATCGCTTTCAGCGTCACGCCGTGGGCCAGTTATCGTTTATTGAAAGGCGATTACGGCAAAGACCACGGCCCGGCGTTCGATTTGAAACAAAGTCGGGGCTTCAAGATTTATCAGGCCATTCTGGCGCCGCTGTTGGCCGATAAGACCAAGGCCTGGTGGTTTCTGGCGGCGGTGATCGTGGCCTTCGTGTTGTCGGCGTTGATGGCGGTGACCCGAGTAGTGCCGCTCAAGCTGTTGCCGTTCGACAATAAAAACGAGCTGCAACTGGTCATCGACATGCCGAAAGGGACGTCATTGGAGGCTACCGACCGAGTTGCCGCCGAGCTAGGCCGCTACTTGGCGACCGTCAACGAAATCAGCAGCTACCAGAGCTACGTCGGATTGTCGTCGCCGATGGACTTCAACGGTATGGTTCGCCATTACTATTTACGGCAGGGCGCCAACCTGGGCGATATTCGCATCGTGTTGGCCGATAAAACCCGCCGCGAGCAAGGCTCGCACGAAATCGCGTTGCGGATGCGGCCCGAGATCGACCGCATCGAAAAACAATTCGGCGCCAACATCAAGATCGTGGAAATGCCGCCGGGGCCGCCGGTATTGTCCACCGTCGTCGCCGAAGTCTACGGCCCGCCGCAAGCCGATTATGCCGATATCATCAATGTCGCCAACCGGGTGCGGGCCGACATGCAGCAAACCGAGGGTGTGGTCGATGTCGACGATTTCGTCGAAGCCGACTACGAAAAATGGCAGTTTCTGGTGGAGCACGACAAGGCCGCCGCGTTGGGCGTCACGGCCGCGCAAATTGCCCAAACCTTGCAGTTGGCGCTGGCCGGCGCCGATGTCGGCTTATTGCATGCCGAAAACGAGCGGCAGCCGCTGGCGATCCGGCTGCAATTACCCAGAGCCGCGCGTTCGGCCGAAGCCGATTTGCAGGCCTTGTCGGTCAAAACCGCCAACGGCGTCTTGGTGCATCTGAGCGAATTGGGCCGATTCGACCGCCAGAGCGGGCAAAAAGCCATTTACCACAAGAACTTGCAGCGTGTGGCTTACGTCACCGCGGAAATGGCCGGCCGCAGTCCGGTCGAGGCGATTCTGGATTTGTTCGACGTGTTCGAAACCAAACCGCTGCCGGCCGGTTATAAAGCCGAAATGGCCGGCGAGGGCGAATGGAAGATCACCGTCGACGTGTTCCGCGACCTCGGTCTGGCTTTTGCCGCGGCGATGGTGATGATCTACATCCTGCTGGTCGGCCAAACCGGCTCGTTGGGCGTACCGCTGATCATGATGATCGCGATTCCGTTGACCGTGATCGGCATCATGCCAGGCTTCTGGCTGATCAATCTGTTTGCCGGCGATGTCGGCGAGTACGCCAGCCCGATTTATTTCACGGCCACGGCGATGATCGGCATGATCGCGCTGGCCGGTATCGTGGTGCGTAACTCGATTATTCTGATCGACTTCATCGAAAACATTTACCGCGGCAATCCGGACATCAGCCTGGCCGACGCCATCGTCGAAGCCGGCGCCACCCGTTTGAACCCGATCTTTTTGACCGCCGCCTCGGCGGTATTGGGTTCGATGATGATCGTGCTGGACCCGATTTTTTCCGGCTTGGCCTGGAGCTTTATTTTCGGCATCATCGCTTCCACCTTGTTTTCGTTGGTGGTGATACCGGTGGTGTATTTCTTGATTAATCGGGATATGCCCAAGGTAGTCGCGGAGGAGGAGTGA
- a CDS encoding efflux RND transporter periplasmic adaptor subunit, protein MSQHRFLSDKPKWLVPLAAIGGLLLVILLALGVLGGDSKTKPGTTSIAARTVPANAATVRIARQAEAGSSVWQGTLRSRLAVKIAPKLNARIVEMPVHPGDRLKKGQLIAKLDDRDLQAAYNAANAAYVAAQAQATQAGADEKRIVDLYQKQAATRQNYDAVIAQAKAARAMANQAASAAQQSKVMLGENMLYAPFDGVVGERFQEPGDMAAPNQPVISFHQPDDLRLEAAIASQCAVQLELGAMVSVRIDALRQTLAGTIDEISPEIDPQTLTQQVKVNLPKTPGLQHGQFAWLEARCQAPQAVLLVPASAIVQFGQLQAVRVVEGGQWQMRHIRSGKRYGDQLEVLSGLKDGETILRQGELGQ, encoded by the coding sequence ATGTCCCAACATCGTTTTCTTTCCGACAAACCGAAATGGCTGGTGCCGCTGGCGGCTATCGGCGGCCTGTTATTGGTCATTCTGCTGGCGCTCGGCGTGCTCGGCGGCGACAGCAAGACCAAGCCCGGCACTACCTCGATAGCCGCCAGAACCGTTCCCGCCAACGCGGCGACTGTGCGCATTGCCAGACAGGCGGAGGCCGGATCGTCGGTGTGGCAGGGTACACTGCGTTCGCGGCTGGCGGTAAAAATTGCGCCGAAACTGAACGCCAGGATCGTCGAAATGCCGGTTCATCCCGGCGACCGTTTGAAAAAAGGCCAATTGATCGCCAAATTGGACGACCGCGATTTGCAAGCCGCCTATAACGCTGCGAATGCCGCCTACGTCGCGGCCCAAGCCCAGGCAACTCAGGCCGGCGCCGACGAGAAACGCATCGTCGATCTGTACCAGAAGCAAGCCGCCACCCGGCAAAACTACGATGCGGTAATAGCCCAGGCCAAAGCCGCGCGGGCCATGGCGAATCAGGCCGCCAGCGCGGCGCAGCAGAGCAAGGTCATGCTCGGCGAGAACATGCTGTACGCACCGTTCGACGGCGTGGTCGGCGAACGCTTCCAGGAGCCGGGCGACATGGCCGCGCCGAACCAGCCTGTCATCAGTTTTCATCAACCTGACGATTTGCGCTTGGAAGCGGCGATAGCCAGCCAATGTGCCGTTCAGCTTGAGTTGGGTGCAATGGTATCGGTCAGAATCGACGCCTTGCGGCAGACGCTGGCGGGCACCATAGACGAAATCAGCCCGGAGATCGATCCGCAAACCCTGACTCAACAAGTCAAGGTCAATTTGCCGAAAACGCCCGGCTTGCAACACGGCCAATTCGCCTGGCTGGAAGCGCGCTGCCAGGCGCCGCAAGCGGTGCTGCTGGTGCCGGCCAGCGCCATTGTGCAATTCGGCCAATTACAGGCCGTGCGCGTGGTCGAGGGCGGACAATGGCAGATGCGGCATATCCGTAGCGGCAAACGTTACGGCGACCAACTGGAAGTGCTGTCCGGTTTAAAGGACGGCGAAACCATCCTCCGGCAAGGCGAGCTTGGGCAATGA
- a CDS encoding TolC family protein — MIVKYGLVPLAALLGFAQSAARASNTYTLEQAVEQALANNPELRIMQERIEQADAQLGQALANFYPQIKTSLSYQHSDNPAMAFSMIIAQRRLNLNGGDFNHPGGVDNYRPQVTATYSLFRGGQDYYLSQAAQLGVESSELERAATRNRLVNNVTAAFYGGLAAIEAHQVNNRAIEAVQSELNQSKIQYDAGVVLKSDVLSLETQLAEAKDAEIQSAHAIELAQSLLRTLLGLNANDAFDFAGNFQPGLPDNPAGFDELLNQALAQHPELKNAEKRVAIAEQQLAAAKAAHLPRADAYVSYGSDSKDLAFSSNRDNVSAGVMVEVDVFSGFATQEKIRKAEHELTAAQETVRQTRLRIENQLKSAQLGLQQALHRAEVSDAAVRAAEEALRLVNEQRRAGVVTVTRYLEAEVARDRARNRQIGARYDALRAEADLKQAIGFWQ; from the coding sequence ATGATTGTGAAATATGGCCTTGTGCCGCTTGCGGCTTTGTTGGGTTTTGCGCAATCGGCGGCGCGGGCGTCGAATACCTACACGCTGGAACAAGCCGTCGAGCAGGCGTTGGCGAACAACCCGGAACTGCGAATCATGCAGGAGCGGATCGAGCAAGCCGACGCCCAGTTGGGGCAGGCGCTGGCCAATTTTTACCCGCAAATCAAAACCAGCCTGTCATACCAGCATAGCGACAATCCGGCCATGGCGTTCTCGATGATCATTGCTCAACGCCGCTTGAATCTTAACGGCGGCGATTTTAACCATCCGGGCGGCGTCGACAATTACCGTCCGCAAGTCACGGCGACTTACTCGCTGTTTCGCGGCGGCCAGGACTACTATTTGAGCCAAGCCGCACAACTGGGCGTCGAAAGTTCCGAACTGGAAAGGGCCGCTACCCGCAACCGTTTGGTGAATAACGTCACCGCCGCCTTCTACGGCGGTTTGGCGGCGATCGAAGCGCATCAGGTCAATAACCGCGCAATTGAAGCGGTACAGAGCGAATTGAATCAATCCAAGATTCAATACGACGCCGGCGTGGTGCTGAAATCCGATGTGCTGTCGTTGGAAACGCAATTGGCCGAGGCTAAAGATGCCGAAATCCAGTCGGCGCATGCCATCGAGTTGGCGCAGAGCCTGTTGAGGACGCTATTGGGCTTGAATGCTAACGACGCATTCGATTTTGCCGGCAATTTTCAACCCGGTCTGCCGGACAATCCCGCCGGTTTCGACGAATTGCTGAACCAAGCCTTGGCGCAACACCCCGAGTTGAAAAATGCCGAGAAACGCGTGGCTATTGCCGAACAGCAATTGGCGGCGGCCAAAGCCGCGCATCTGCCGCGCGCCGATGCTTATGTCAGTTACGGTTCGGACAGCAAGGATTTGGCGTTCAGCAGCAACCGCGACAACGTCAGTGCCGGCGTTATGGTCGAAGTGGACGTGTTTTCCGGATTTGCCACCCAGGAAAAAATCCGCAAGGCCGAGCACGAACTGACCGCGGCCCAAGAAACCGTCAGGCAGACCCGGTTGCGCATCGAAAACCAGCTTAAATCGGCGCAGCTCGGCTTGCAGCAGGCTTTGCACCGGGCCGAGGTCAGCGACGCCGCGGTGCGAGCCGCCGAAGAAGCGTTGCGCTTAGTCAACGAGCAACGCCGGGCCGGCGTCGTCACCGTCACCCGCTACCTCGAGGCCGAAGTCGCCCGTGATCGGGCGCGCAATCGGCAAATCGGCGCCCGTTACGATGCATTGCGCGCCGAAGCGGACTTGAAACAAGCCATCGGCTTTTGGCAATAA
- a CDS encoding tyrosine-type recombinase/integrase: MVLSDIACRNAHKSDKAKDGKAFKLFDDKGLFLLVKPTESGWGKWWRFKYRFDGKEKQLSLGTYPEVSLGQAREKRDEARKLVAATIDPGENRKAVKEARADSFANSFEVIAREWGSKKVQTWDEKNNRSKRMLERNIFPWLGAKPIADILPKDILASLRRIEERGTIETAHRTLQICGQVFRYAVATGRVDRDITQDLKGALPPAKGEHFAAITEPKEAAELLRAIDSYQGSLPALCALKLAPLVFVRPGELRAMQWQDVNLQTAEWRYLVTKTNVQHIVPLSRQALAILEELQPLTGHGRYVFPSERTPSGIRCMSENTLNAALKRLGYGKDKMTVHGFRAMARTILDEVLGVRPDFIEHQLAHAVRDPNGRAYNRTAHLPERHKMMQQWADYLDAIRNGATVLQFPRQT, from the coding sequence ATGGTCCTATCCGACATCGCCTGCAGGAACGCCCACAAAAGCGACAAAGCCAAAGACGGCAAGGCTTTCAAGCTGTTCGACGACAAAGGTTTATTCCTGCTGGTCAAGCCCACGGAAAGCGGCTGGGGTAAGTGGTGGCGGTTTAAATACCGCTTCGACGGCAAAGAAAAACAACTCTCGCTCGGCACCTATCCGGAAGTCAGTCTCGGCCAAGCCCGAGAAAAACGCGACGAAGCCAGAAAACTGGTCGCGGCGACGATAGACCCCGGCGAAAACCGCAAAGCCGTCAAAGAAGCCAGAGCCGACAGCTTCGCCAACAGCTTCGAAGTCATCGCCCGCGAATGGGGCTCCAAAAAAGTCCAAACCTGGGACGAAAAAAACAACCGCTCCAAGCGCATGCTGGAACGCAACATTTTCCCCTGGCTCGGCGCCAAGCCGATTGCCGACATCCTGCCGAAAGACATCCTGGCCAGCCTGCGCCGCATCGAAGAGCGCGGCACCATAGAAACCGCCCACCGTACCCTGCAAATCTGCGGCCAAGTGTTTCGCTACGCCGTCGCCACCGGCCGCGTCGATCGCGACATCACCCAAGACCTGAAAGGCGCCCTGCCCCCGGCCAAGGGCGAACACTTCGCCGCCATCACCGAACCAAAAGAAGCCGCCGAACTATTACGCGCGATCGACAGCTACCAAGGCTCACTGCCGGCGCTGTGCGCACTGAAACTGGCGCCGCTGGTGTTCGTGCGGCCGGGCGAACTGCGAGCCATGCAATGGCAAGACGTTAATCTGCAAACCGCCGAATGGCGTTACCTGGTAACCAAAACCAACGTGCAACACATCGTGCCGCTGTCGCGCCAGGCGCTCGCCATCTTGGAAGAACTGCAACCGCTCACCGGACACGGCCGCTACGTGTTCCCGTCGGAACGGACGCCGTCCGGCATTCGCTGTATGAGCGAAAACACGCTGAACGCCGCGCTAAAACGCTTGGGCTACGGCAAAGACAAAATGACGGTGCACGGCTTCCGGGCGATGGCCAGGACTATACTCGACGAGGTGTTGGGCGTACGGCCGGACTTTATCGAACACCAACTCGCCCACGCGGTCCGCGATCCCAACGGGCGCGCCTACAACAGAACCGCACATTTGCCGGAACGGCACAAGATGATGCAGCAGTGGGCGGATTATTTGGATGCAATACGAAACGGCGCGACGGTTCTCCAGTTTCCGCGCCAGACTTGA
- a CDS encoding COR domain-containing protein, translating to MVNKSTIPKIEKQIRSLPPKLVGLVSVRAAMRLLPWVESEESIWGKSQLLKLLKRPLNEMVSEMSFPLWRACQVANAVTNIDSVVTFADAEITTYAASASATYADIHSEISNYVKTDRIVAAVIISSAANSVAAYAASTASANNFDDGGSTYKNALRCISFHKFLSVSLYLQAISHDLKLADQTKSLSNQPLWPDTSLRPRRDIQFWQELQKKWLELDTSYQYWIDWYEARLRGEPVVWQEVRDQILLTEEQLRQKPEAINAYLLKLAQSAQQDGLRPLNRLRVILIGPGDSGKTSLLNALHRQPVVEGVGDKTVGIEVRESVFDDKKSSFCNHTAPDQRGDDVIIHFWDFGGQIMYHATHQFFLRANCVYIVVLDGRRAAAGGSEADYWLEHIRAFAPDAPVLLVGNKADLGPMEWDANRLRRKYPNIREGGFFQLACTDPSNPRYDFAKFVSALRDELQRASTVQQKFSRAEFNVLAELRRCSANDTFMPKNDYGNLCRKHGLSVEEGQAVLLDLLDKLGVIIHFPSLYRLDDFLLNPRWLTYGVYQIIERQQADVSEQEVIAWLKDKTVVDNLGNTLAFPRTHCGYLLDAMEAFKVAYPITNLGGAHRFIIPSLLPTDEPPLTFPEREARAFRFRFEGLLPPQLLPQLIIARNSDIDAEHVWRHGVMLKSTHHGGARALVRGDDYARTLTLWVIGQGLQDYFSVLYQAVQDVLASMPKLKYDELIRLPDSARVGDNGFADSVTQENWASWTNVLYAWRDGEKNYRENGVKYDLIKVLGIINSSTWETFLSKLTVNQLEIFMGDQFINNGQAGAMGPNAKAEGNHFQQVLQQLQAADTGQLAEELGTLRSHLRQAATEPEHDEALAGW from the coding sequence ATGGTTAACAAATCAACGATACCTAAAATTGAAAAACAAATTCGAAGTTTGCCGCCAAAACTTGTTGGTCTAGTTTCGGTGCGCGCAGCGATGCGCCTATTGCCTTGGGTTGAGTCCGAAGAATCAATTTGGGGGAAATCGCAATTGCTTAAGTTGCTAAAACGCCCACTTAACGAGATGGTTTCCGAAATGAGTTTCCCGTTATGGCGCGCCTGTCAAGTAGCCAATGCAGTTACAAATATTGATAGTGTCGTTACATTCGCCGACGCCGAGATCACTACATACGCCGCCAGTGCCTCAGCCACTTATGCGGACATACACTCCGAAATCTCCAACTATGTCAAAACTGACCGGATTGTTGCCGCTGTCATCATATCCTCCGCAGCCAACTCCGTCGCTGCCTACGCAGCCTCGACGGCCTCCGCTAACAACTTCGATGATGGCGGCAGCACCTACAAAAACGCTTTACGATGCATTAGTTTTCATAAATTTTTATCTGTTAGCTTGTATCTGCAAGCCATCAGTCACGATTTGAAATTGGCTGATCAGACTAAGTCATTAAGCAATCAGCCGCTTTGGCCTGACACATCGCTAAGGCCACGTAGAGACATCCAGTTCTGGCAAGAACTGCAAAAAAAATGGTTGGAACTCGATACAAGCTACCAATATTGGATTGATTGGTACGAGGCACGTTTGCGTGGTGAGCCGGTCGTCTGGCAGGAGGTCCGTGATCAAATCCTATTAACCGAAGAGCAATTAAGACAAAAACCAGAAGCCATCAACGCCTATTTACTGAAATTGGCTCAATCAGCGCAGCAAGATGGTTTGCGACCACTGAATCGGTTGCGGGTGATTTTGATTGGGCCGGGAGACTCCGGCAAGACCTCATTATTGAATGCCTTGCATCGGCAGCCAGTGGTGGAGGGCGTTGGCGATAAAACGGTCGGTATCGAGGTGCGCGAATCGGTGTTCGACGACAAGAAGTCCAGTTTCTGCAATCATACCGCTCCAGATCAGCGTGGTGACGACGTTATCATCCACTTTTGGGATTTCGGCGGCCAAATCATGTACCACGCCACCCATCAGTTTTTTTTACGTGCCAATTGCGTTTATATCGTGGTCTTAGACGGCCGGCGTGCGGCTGCCGGCGGCAGCGAGGCGGATTATTGGCTGGAGCATATTCGGGCGTTCGCTCCCGATGCCCCGGTTTTGCTGGTCGGCAACAAAGCCGATTTGGGCCCGATGGAATGGGATGCTAATAGGCTTCGCCGCAAATATCCCAACATCCGCGAAGGTGGATTTTTCCAGTTGGCTTGCACCGACCCGAGCAATCCCCGCTATGATTTCGCCAAATTCGTTAGCGCTTTACGGGACGAGTTACAACGCGCAAGCACGGTGCAACAAAAGTTTTCGAGGGCTGAGTTTAATGTATTGGCAGAGCTGCGGCGTTGCTCTGCGAATGATACCTTTATGCCTAAAAACGATTACGGAAACTTGTGTCGCAAACACGGTTTGTCGGTTGAGGAGGGGCAAGCCGTATTGCTGGATTTGCTGGACAAATTGGGCGTCATCATCCATTTTCCAAGCTTATATCGGCTGGACGATTTTTTGTTGAATCCACGTTGGCTCACGTATGGCGTGTATCAAATCATCGAACGGCAGCAGGCGGATGTTTCTGAACAAGAGGTGATTGCTTGGCTGAAAGACAAAACGGTGGTCGATAACCTGGGCAACACTTTGGCGTTTCCTAGGACGCATTGCGGTTATCTGTTGGACGCGATGGAAGCCTTTAAGGTGGCTTATCCTATAACAAACCTAGGAGGTGCGCATCGCTTTATCATTCCGAGTTTATTGCCAACCGATGAGCCTCCTTTGACGTTTCCGGAGCGAGAGGCACGAGCCTTCCGCTTTCGCTTTGAAGGTTTATTGCCGCCGCAATTGTTGCCTCAATTGATCATAGCTAGGAATTCGGACATTGATGCGGAACACGTTTGGCGACATGGCGTCATGCTGAAATCGACGCATCATGGCGGTGCCCGTGCTTTGGTGCGTGGCGACGATTACGCCAGAACCTTGACACTTTGGGTGATTGGGCAGGGTTTGCAGGATTATTTCTCAGTTCTTTATCAGGCTGTACAGGATGTTTTGGCATCCATGCCTAAGTTGAAATATGACGAACTGATTCGTTTACCAGATTCTGCTCGTGTTGGCGATAATGGATTTGCCGATTCGGTGACTCAAGAGAATTGGGCCAGTTGGACCAACGTGCTTTATGCATGGCGGGACGGCGAGAAAAATTATCGAGAAAACGGAGTTAAATACGATTTGATCAAAGTGTTAGGCATCATTAATAGCAGTACGTGGGAAACATTTTTGAGTAAACTTACCGTCAATCAATTGGAAATTTTTATGGGTGATCAATTTATCAATAACGGGCAAGCGGGTGCGATGGGACCAAATGCTAAGGCGGAAGGCAACCATTTCCAGCAAGTATTGCAACAATTGCAGGCTGCGGACACCGGCCAATTAGCTGAAGAGTTAGGGACATTGCGTAGCCATTTACGCCAAGCCGCGACCGAACCGGAACATGATGAAGCGTTAGCAGGCTGGTGA
- a CDS encoding IS5 family transposase, whose translation MRGHDAIQNSWFSYVSLEDRIPKQHPLRRLRLLVDGVLASMDAVFAECYSHTGRPSIAPEKLLRALLLQVLYTVRSERQLMEQLDYNLLFRWFVGLGIDDAVWERSVFSANRERLLSEALSREFFERVLAIAEWQNLVSDEHFSVDGSLIEAWASHKSFVKKDGSGPDKPAGRNPEVDFSGEKRSNATHQSTTDPEARLYKKGEYTEAKLRYITHALSENRNGLIVDVETTQATGTAEIEAAQTMIKRRVPKGGSVGADKGYDQPAFVNKLKTQDIKAHVARKKTGSAVDGRTARGKAYAQSLKRRKIVEEAFGWIKTVGGLRKTRHIGLAKVAGQALFCFAAYNLTRLLNLLVFTPKPAWSAPT comes from the coding sequence ATGCGCGGACACGATGCCATTCAAAATAGCTGGTTCAGCTACGTTAGCCTGGAAGACCGTATTCCCAAACAGCATCCGTTGCGTCGTTTACGGCTACTCGTCGATGGCGTATTGGCCTCTATGGATGCGGTCTTTGCCGAATGCTACTCCCATACTGGCCGCCCGTCGATTGCGCCCGAAAAACTGCTGCGCGCCTTGCTATTGCAAGTGCTGTACACCGTTCGTAGCGAACGCCAGTTGATGGAACAGCTGGACTACAACCTGCTGTTTCGCTGGTTTGTCGGTTTGGGTATCGACGATGCTGTCTGGGAACGCAGCGTGTTCAGCGCCAACCGCGAGCGCCTGCTGTCCGAAGCACTGAGTCGCGAGTTTTTTGAGCGGGTCTTGGCCATTGCCGAATGGCAAAACCTGGTGTCCGACGAACACTTCAGTGTCGACGGCAGCCTGATCGAAGCCTGGGCCTCGCACAAAAGCTTCGTGAAGAAAGACGGCAGCGGTCCTGATAAACCCGCCGGCCGCAATCCCGAGGTCGACTTCAGCGGCGAAAAGCGCAGCAATGCCACGCATCAGAGCACGACAGACCCCGAAGCGCGGCTTTACAAGAAAGGCGAATACACCGAGGCCAAACTGCGTTACATCACCCATGCCCTATCCGAGAATCGTAACGGCCTGATTGTCGATGTCGAAACCACCCAAGCCACCGGCACCGCTGAAATCGAAGCCGCGCAAACAATGATCAAACGCCGTGTTCCCAAAGGCGGCAGCGTCGGTGCCGACAAAGGCTATGACCAACCGGCGTTCGTCAACAAACTCAAGACGCAAGACATCAAAGCCCATGTTGCTCGCAAAAAGACCGGCAGTGCCGTCGATGGCCGCACCGCGCGCGGCAAAGCGTACGCTCAAAGCCTCAAGCGCCGCAAAATCGTCGAAGAAGCCTTCGGCTGGATCAAGACCGTCGGGGGCCTGCGTAAAACCCGCCACATCGGCTTAGCCAAAGTCGCAGGTCAGGCCTTGTTTTGCTTTGCCGCCTACAACCTGACGCGCTTGCTCAACCTATTGGTGTTCACGCCGAAACCGGCGTGGAGTGCGCCCACCTAG
- a CDS encoding ogr/Delta-like zinc finger family protein, producing the protein MIIYCPHCQHKAHIASRNNLNDEKTIADLYCNCSNPACAARFVMQLGFQRWINPPITNTMELAASLIGTLSKEERLALLRQFG; encoded by the coding sequence ATGATCATATATTGCCCGCACTGCCAACACAAAGCCCACATCGCCTCGCGCAACAACCTGAACGACGAAAAAACCATCGCCGACCTTTACTGCAACTGCTCAAACCCCGCCTGCGCCGCCCGCTTCGTCATGCAACTCGGCTTCCAACGCTGGATTAACCCGCCCATCACAAATACCATGGAACTAGCCGCCAGTTTGATTGGCACGTTGTCGAAGGAGGAGAGATTGGCGCTGTTAAGACAATTTGGTTAA